CAGTCGTCGCGAACTGAACAGTTGCGGCAAACACGCTTGACGGCGCGGGCCCTCGTGCGCGTCGTGCTTTCGCACCATGCCGGCATCCATCCGGCGTCATGGCGGCTTGTTTTCGGAACGCACGGCAAGCCGGCCATCGCCGCGCCGGCGGGCCTCGAATCGCTTCATTTCAACCTGACCCACACCGAAGGGCTTTTGATCTGCGCAGTCAGTCGCGCGGGCGATATCGGAGTCGATGCCGAAGTGAATTCGCGGCCGGTCGACATCGAGCAAGTTGCCCGCCATTTCTTTTCGTCGCGAGAGCAACAGCGGTTGGCCGAGTTGCCGCCAGCAGTCCGGACGAATGGCTTTTTCGAACAATGGGTTTTGAAAGAGGCATATCTCAAGGGGCTCGGCAGTGGGCTAACCCAGTCGCCCGAAAGCTTCACCGTTGAGCGCGACGGGGATGGCCGGCCGATCGGGCACGACAACTGGCAATTGAGTTTAGCCCGGCCGACGCCGCGTCATATCGCGGCGATTGCCGTGCGACCGCAACGGCCGGAACCGATTCGCATCGTTTGGCGGGAAGCGAGTGGCTTGGTTGGCCAAGCTGATGAATGCTAGCATATCGGGCGTGTTCGATTCGTTCGAGCCATTCGCGCGGCAGTGCCGAAGTGGTGTTCCACGTCTAGTGGCGGATTGGTATTGTGGCGCCCCGCTATTTGAGCCTGCCGACCGATCCGCCAAGATCCGGGCCAATGTCTGACGCTGCCGCTCCCGCCGTGCTGCCATTCCATCCGCTCGAAACTGGGCATCGCAGCCCGCTACGGGTGTGGTTGCCTGCGGCGCTCGTCTTGGCGGGTTTTGCGGCGTTGCCGTTCGATTTGCCGTTGGCGCGATGGATCGATGCCGGCCATTTCCCGCGCGACTTGGGCCGCTTGCTCCACTTGGCCGAGGTCTACGCGCATGGTTTCGGCGTTGGGGCGATCTTGCTTACGGCGCTGGTGCTGGATTGGCGGCGGCGGACATTGTTTCCGCGCGCCGCGACGACGGTGGTGGTTGCCGGTTTGCTTGCGAATCTGTTGAAGTTGTCGCTGGCCCGAACTCGGCCGCACGCGTTTTCGCTGGGCGGAAATGTCTGGCAAACCTTCGGCCACTGGCTTCCGCTGAATCATGTGGGGAGCGACCTGGAGAGCTTTCCGTCGGGCCACATGGCCGCGGCCGCGGCACTTTCGGCGGTGTTGATATGGCTCTATCCGCGTGGCCGATGGTTGTTTGTCGGCTTTGCGTTGCTGGCCGGCGGGCAGCGTCTTTATAGCGCGGCGCATTTCTTGAGCGACGTGGCCTGGGGCGCGGCGGTTGGAACGTTCGCCGCCAGCCTCTTCTTGCCCGGCGGCTGGTTAAAAGGTTTCGACCGTCTGGAACCTTATCTAATGCGGCGTTGGAGCGCCGAGCCCGAGGCGGCCGGCGACCCGAACGACCGCCGCTGGGCGGCACCTTAGGCGCGGCCGACCCAGGCCTCCGCCGCTGGCGCGGCTCCGGCCTAGGCTGCCAGAATCGGCCTTTCAGGCCGAGAACCTTTCACGTTGCCCTCGGACGAATATCGTGGGTAATGCGAAGCTGCCCTGAGCGGGCCTTTTGGCGCGCGAGAAGCTTCTTCCGCCAATTCGAGTGCCACTACCCGCCGGCGCGGCCGCTTGACTTTGAATTACCACCGTCATATTATGGTGCCGGCGCGGGTCGAAGCCGCAAGCGAGCGATTGAGTTCGGGATCGTGCGGGGATACTCGCCAACTTGCAAAGCAATTTGCGATCGCGCACGGATCTCCTGGCGCACGGAACCGGTTTCAAAAATTGTCCGCGGGGGTCTGGGGAGAGGGGGACAGACCCCTTTTGCTCCGAAGACTCCGCAAAAGGGGTCAGTCCCCGACGATTTCGGGGACCGGCCGGGAGATCGAGGAGCCTTGCGATTTTAGCCCCTCCGGGCATTTGCGGGAAAACGATCGGGAAAACCATGCGCTACACAAGCGATCACAAGCGGCAAACGCACGAGCGGATCGTCGCCGAGGCAAGCCGGCTGTTCCGGGAAGAAGGATACAAGGGTTCGAGCGTCGATGCGGTCATGCAGGCCGCGCAGCTCACTCCGGGCGGCTTCTATGCCCACTTCGAAGATAAAGACGCCCTGCTGGCCGAGGTTCTCGAATCCTGCATTTTGCGGCAAGGGCGCCGGCTCGCCGCCGACGCCCCGCTGGCCGAGGGCTCGTTCGAGGATTGGATCGACTACTACC
This genomic stretch from Pirellulales bacterium harbors:
- a CDS encoding phosphatase PAP2 family protein; translated protein: MSDAAAPAVLPFHPLETGHRSPLRVWLPAALVLAGFAALPFDLPLARWIDAGHFPRDLGRLLHLAEVYAHGFGVGAILLTALVLDWRRRTLFPRAATTVVVAGLLANLLKLSLARTRPHAFSLGGNVWQTFGHWLPLNHVGSDLESFPSGHMAAAAALSAVLIWLYPRGRWLFVGFALLAGGQRLYSAAHFLSDVAWGAAVGTFAASLFLPGGWLKGFDRLEPYLMRRWSAEPEAAGDPNDRRWAAP
- a CDS encoding 4'-phosphopantetheinyl transferase superfamily protein codes for the protein MPDLSSAADAPEWEQLEAAVHAWCLDAGHPAAGILCRRSSDWIDPAELEQLDRFGWSGHRLSGGELPVIQSSRTEQLRQTRLTARALVRVVLSHHAGIHPASWRLVFGTHGKPAIAAPAGLESLHFNLTHTEGLLICAVSRAGDIGVDAEVNSRPVDIEQVARHFFSSREQQRLAELPPAVRTNGFFEQWVLKEAYLKGLGSGLTQSPESFTVERDGDGRPIGHDNWQLSLARPTPRHIAAIAVRPQRPEPIRIVWREASGLVGQADEC